In a genomic window of Mycolicibacterium neoaurum VKM Ac-1815D:
- a CDS encoding lipopolysaccharide biosynthesis protein, whose product MSPLRNSATPARGRTRTFSRSVFITIVGSAFPPAAALVTAPILARSLGVDARGDVAAAQSVAILAVAVMAIGLPETVTHFVARRAFRTPRQVWTFVAVSVVSGFLAWLLVRELSLWLGGGSESAARLIQFAALSIVPALLLGLVRGFAAGSGLWLHVAAERVIGSAVRLFGSIALFAIGSLGATEAVALIVFGPLAGGLAYLFPRSVHAKRLVREPVPIRSAGSYALRVWVGSLAGIVLMRIDQVLLIPLAGPTALGVYAVAVAISEVPLIVNSAIRDVTFTDQSAELDYARVVASARLSFLATGLIAGAFTLAAPYAIPTVFGDQFEGAVVVTALLLLAVTVGTPGSLAGAGLAAIGRPGMRSLSLAIAAVTAIAALVLLAPRWGAVGAAYATLIGNLVSSNVCIAIWCRLTKTPFLQFYAIRTTDVLSLFRTASRLFPILGKISQGLYRYNIFTDLRGGAEDVPYKIRRRLFTLTSPIASAVMSMRSRWATSPLIGEMDAPVVTLTSYGRRIGRVNRTIESIGRGTCKPSRIILWIDDPSWFSDLPPNVRRQQQRGLEVELTQNLGPHTKYFPYISSRGAEAKSFATADDDIVYPRWWLARLVEASRVSPGEIVCHRAHRIETERNSIRAYSKWTSVRTTCAHPSVFATGVSGVLYPPAMVVALRDAGLKFRSFCPSADDVWLHWVALTNRISVRQIANVPRGFWITPGTQENALMAINLAGANDAAIAALYGLRQIDQIAYGPVTADEEASK is encoded by the coding sequence GTGTCTCCACTCAGAAACTCCGCAACTCCTGCGCGTGGCCGTACGAGAACCTTCTCGCGATCGGTATTTATAACCATCGTCGGCAGCGCCTTCCCGCCTGCTGCCGCACTTGTGACAGCCCCGATTCTGGCTCGAAGTTTAGGTGTAGATGCACGCGGCGACGTCGCGGCCGCGCAGTCCGTGGCCATTCTTGCAGTCGCAGTAATGGCCATCGGACTTCCGGAGACAGTTACGCATTTCGTTGCTCGGAGAGCTTTTCGCACGCCACGACAAGTGTGGACGTTCGTGGCGGTGTCGGTCGTGTCGGGCTTTCTCGCGTGGCTTCTAGTGAGAGAGCTTTCGTTATGGCTCGGTGGGGGTAGCGAGTCCGCAGCGAGATTGATTCAGTTCGCTGCCCTATCAATAGTTCCCGCACTCTTGCTCGGCCTGGTGCGCGGCTTCGCGGCAGGCAGCGGATTATGGCTACACGTCGCAGCGGAACGCGTAATCGGTAGCGCGGTTCGCTTGTTCGGATCGATCGCCTTATTCGCTATAGGCAGCCTCGGCGCAACTGAAGCTGTTGCACTTATCGTCTTTGGTCCACTTGCGGGCGGCCTCGCCTACCTCTTTCCAAGATCTGTACATGCCAAGCGACTTGTACGTGAACCGGTTCCAATCCGATCCGCAGGCAGCTACGCGCTGCGAGTCTGGGTTGGGTCGCTCGCCGGCATTGTGTTGATGCGCATCGATCAGGTGTTGCTGATTCCTTTAGCCGGCCCCACTGCACTCGGTGTGTATGCGGTCGCTGTCGCAATCAGCGAGGTGCCGCTGATCGTGAACTCTGCAATTCGGGATGTAACTTTTACCGATCAGTCCGCAGAACTCGACTACGCGCGAGTGGTCGCGTCGGCGCGGCTGTCCTTTCTGGCGACTGGACTGATCGCTGGCGCATTCACGCTAGCGGCGCCGTACGCGATTCCGACTGTCTTCGGTGACCAGTTTGAGGGAGCTGTCGTCGTAACCGCGCTGTTGCTTCTGGCGGTGACAGTAGGTACGCCCGGTTCCCTCGCAGGCGCCGGCCTTGCCGCAATCGGCCGACCAGGCATGCGTAGCTTGTCGCTAGCAATCGCGGCGGTGACCGCCATTGCCGCCCTTGTGCTTCTCGCACCTAGGTGGGGGGCCGTCGGCGCGGCATACGCCACGCTGATTGGAAATCTCGTATCGTCAAACGTCTGTATAGCTATCTGGTGCCGACTCACGAAGACGCCGTTCCTGCAGTTCTACGCGATCCGCACGACCGATGTGCTGTCCTTGTTCCGAACCGCCTCAAGGTTGTTTCCTATATTGGGCAAGATCAGCCAAGGCCTCTATCGCTACAACATCTTCACCGATTTACGGGGTGGTGCCGAAGATGTGCCATACAAGATTCGGCGCCGACTCTTCACCCTCACCTCACCGATCGCCTCAGCTGTCATGTCGATGCGGAGTAGATGGGCCACATCGCCACTTATCGGCGAAATGGACGCTCCCGTAGTGACACTCACTAGTTATGGGCGCCGGATCGGCCGAGTCAACCGGACTATCGAGTCGATAGGACGTGGCACATGCAAGCCATCCCGAATCATTCTGTGGATCGATGACCCATCATGGTTTTCGGACTTGCCGCCCAACGTTCGTCGCCAGCAGCAGCGCGGTCTCGAAGTAGAACTGACTCAGAATCTAGGCCCTCACACGAAGTACTTTCCGTACATATCCAGTCGAGGTGCCGAGGCGAAGTCGTTTGCAACTGCAGACGACGACATCGTGTACCCGAGGTGGTGGTTAGCCCGGCTGGTGGAGGCCTCTCGAGTGAGCCCCGGGGAGATCGTGTGCCACCGAGCGCATCGTATCGAGACCGAACGAAACTCTATTCGGGCATACTCGAAGTGGACTTCGGTACGAACAACCTGCGCGCATCCTTCAGTATTCGCGACCGGGGTGTCCGGAGTGCTGTATCCACCGGCCATGGTCGTTGCGCTCCGCGATGCGGGGCTGAAGTTTCGCTCGTTCTGTCCAAGTGCCGACGATGTGTGGCTGCACTGGGTCGCGCTGACAAATCGGATCTCCGTGCGTCAGATAGCCAATGTGCCCAGAGGGTTCTGGATCACCCCCGGAACCCAGGAAAACGCGCTGATGGCGATCAACCTTGCGGGAGCCAATGATGCGGCGATCGCTGCTCTTTACGGACTACGACAGATAGATCAGATCGCATACGGCCCTGTAACTGCCGACGAGGAGGCGTCAAAATGA
- a CDS encoding glycosyltransferase family 2 protein, translating into MSNPRVSVVIPTYNRVHVLGRAIASVLNQTVPVHEVIVVDDGSDDGSSEMVIRLSRQDPRIVLLRQARGGAPSARNRGIAYASGSLLAFQDSDDEWNPRFIATLLECHTKPGVIAFCSMTTIDASGKSRIDFPEKIDNVRAQLLRANCISTQSCLVDSTLLRSNSFDVRLQRLQDWDLWLSLIDKATFIHVPEVLVTQYIQSDSITAGSERKLYAALKLITKKHRRVLSRRPLWFAKFWIAARLRTFSLRRI; encoded by the coding sequence ATGAGTAATCCCAGAGTAAGTGTCGTGATACCGACATACAACAGAGTGCATGTACTTGGGAGGGCGATTGCCAGTGTTCTCAACCAGACGGTCCCTGTGCACGAAGTTATTGTGGTAGATGACGGATCGGACGACGGTAGCTCAGAAATGGTAATTCGCCTCTCGCGACAGGATCCACGGATAGTTCTTCTGAGGCAAGCACGGGGTGGTGCACCGTCAGCCCGCAATCGTGGGATCGCTTACGCATCAGGCTCGCTGTTGGCGTTTCAGGATAGCGATGACGAATGGAATCCACGATTCATTGCGACCCTTTTAGAGTGTCACACGAAGCCTGGGGTAATAGCGTTCTGTTCGATGACGACGATAGACGCATCAGGTAAGTCAAGAATTGACTTTCCCGAGAAAATTGACAATGTGCGAGCACAGCTACTAAGGGCGAACTGCATTTCGACGCAATCCTGCCTTGTCGACAGCACCTTGCTCAGATCAAATAGTTTCGATGTGAGACTTCAGCGTCTCCAGGATTGGGATCTATGGTTGAGCCTCATCGACAAAGCCACTTTTATTCACGTGCCCGAAGTGCTTGTGACACAATATATACAGAGCGACAGCATCACAGCCGGATCGGAGCGAAAGTTGTATGCAGCTCTGAAGCTAATCACCAAAAAACACCGACGGGTACTCTCGCGCAGACCGCTCTGGTTTGCCAAATTCTGGATCGCGGCGAGGCTCCGAACGTTCAGCCTGAGAAGAATTTGA
- a CDS encoding class I SAM-dependent methyltransferase, with protein sequence MLSKIKLRLRQRLAGPIPFKNSAEYWENRYREGGNSGAGSYNRLAEFKAEVVNDFVKRNNVRSVVELGVGDGAQLRLADYPLYTGFDVSKSVVAKTRALFAQDSSVRILHISELTDRTKADLSLSLDVIYHLVEDNVFDLYMEQLFDISTKFVIIYASNSDSEWPDPHVRHRKFTRWVEQRRPDYKLIDTIKNRYPHSDIDPDNTSFSDFYIFAKSI encoded by the coding sequence ATGCTCAGCAAAATCAAGCTGCGACTTCGACAAAGGCTGGCTGGGCCCATTCCGTTCAAAAACTCCGCCGAGTACTGGGAGAACCGCTACCGCGAGGGTGGCAACTCGGGCGCTGGATCTTACAACCGCTTAGCCGAGTTCAAGGCAGAAGTAGTCAACGATTTTGTAAAGAGAAATAATGTGCGTAGCGTCGTCGAGCTCGGAGTCGGCGACGGTGCCCAGCTTCGCCTCGCAGACTACCCGCTGTATACGGGTTTTGACGTTTCGAAATCGGTGGTTGCCAAAACGCGCGCACTCTTCGCTCAAGATTCGTCTGTCCGAATCTTGCATATCTCTGAACTAACCGATCGGACGAAGGCCGATTTGTCTTTGTCTCTTGATGTCATCTACCATCTGGTAGAAGATAATGTGTTCGATCTCTACATGGAGCAATTGTTCGATATATCCACCAAGTTCGTTATCATTTACGCGAGTAACAGCGATTCAGAATGGCCAGATCCGCATGTGAGGCATCGCAAGTTCACGCGCTGGGTTGAACAACGACGTCCTGACTATAAACTAATTGATACAATCAAAAACCGTTATCCGCATTCCGACATTGATCCCGACAATACTAGTTTTTCAGATTTTTATATTTTCGCGAAGTCGATTTAG
- a CDS encoding polysaccharide biosynthesis tyrosine autokinase, whose product MNLQDVIKLLRTRWLTVCVATGIGLMGAVVYTLLTTPLYQASTRLFVSTTGGETLAESYQGNRVSQDRVASYAELLMGRSLAQRTIDKLGLPMSAEELQAHVKATAKLNTVLINVDVLDESPVEARDIANALSDEFVNLVRELETPEDGTSPSSRVVVEQRASIPDDPVVPKTSRNILLGLLAGLAAGIGLAILRDVLDNTVKDRQALDAVTGTGLVGSIPMDKERKDKPAIAFDTDNSLIAEAFRKIRTNLHFLAVDNPPRVILITSSVPSEGKSTTAINIALALAEADHNVVLVDGDMRRPTLHKYLNLIGQVGFSTILSGRATLSESLQKSQFPGLTVLTSGEIPPNPSELLGSQAAKSLLSELRSQFDYVIVDTTPLLAVTDAAILAAEADGVLVIARYGRTKRDQLAHAVESLRDVGATVLGAVFTLTPSRGGSYYHYDYKEGSSPRGFKGRRRATKKSTPSAPPAGTKRSTQSMVAPSTSSSDLLRSDRTGNPD is encoded by the coding sequence TTGAACCTTCAGGATGTCATCAAACTACTGCGAACTCGATGGCTAACCGTGTGTGTGGCAACTGGCATCGGTCTGATGGGGGCAGTCGTCTACACGCTGCTCACCACGCCCCTATATCAGGCGTCGACAAGGCTGTTCGTATCCACAACTGGCGGTGAGACTCTCGCTGAGAGTTATCAGGGCAATAGAGTCTCGCAAGACCGCGTTGCGTCATACGCCGAGCTACTCATGGGTCGATCACTTGCTCAGCGAACCATTGACAAACTTGGCCTCCCGATGAGCGCCGAAGAGCTACAGGCGCATGTCAAAGCGACTGCCAAACTCAATACCGTGCTTATTAACGTGGACGTTCTCGATGAGTCGCCGGTTGAAGCGCGTGATATTGCGAACGCCTTGTCAGACGAATTTGTAAACTTGGTGCGGGAGCTCGAGACACCGGAGGACGGAACCAGCCCGAGTTCACGGGTCGTCGTAGAGCAGCGTGCTTCGATACCCGATGACCCGGTAGTTCCGAAGACTTCACGCAACATCCTTCTTGGCCTTCTCGCAGGCTTAGCAGCGGGAATCGGACTGGCCATATTGCGCGATGTACTAGACAACACCGTGAAGGATCGGCAAGCTCTCGACGCAGTCACGGGCACTGGCCTAGTCGGCAGCATCCCGATGGACAAAGAACGCAAGGACAAGCCTGCTATCGCTTTCGATACGGATAACTCTCTGATTGCGGAGGCTTTCAGAAAGATCCGTACTAATCTGCACTTTTTGGCGGTCGATAACCCGCCTCGCGTCATCCTCATCACGAGTTCAGTACCAAGCGAGGGTAAATCGACAACCGCGATCAACATTGCACTCGCCTTGGCCGAAGCCGATCACAACGTGGTGCTGGTAGACGGCGATATGCGCCGACCGACACTACATAAGTATCTGAACCTGATCGGCCAGGTTGGCTTCAGCACAATTTTAAGTGGACGGGCGACGCTTTCTGAGTCACTTCAAAAGTCGCAGTTTCCCGGCCTGACGGTTCTGACATCGGGGGAAATCCCGCCTAACCCAAGCGAACTTCTCGGGTCCCAGGCCGCCAAAAGTCTGCTTTCCGAGCTCCGCTCACAATTCGACTATGTAATCGTTGACACGACTCCCCTCCTCGCCGTCACAGACGCAGCCATCTTGGCGGCCGAGGCTGACGGGGTACTTGTCATCGCTAGGTACGGGCGGACTAAGCGTGATCAGCTTGCGCACGCGGTGGAAAGCCTCCGTGACGTCGGCGCAACCGTGTTGGGCGCAGTGTTCACACTCACGCCATCTCGCGGCGGATCGTACTACCACTATGACTACAAAGAGGGGTCCAGCCCGCGCGGGTTCAAAGGGCGCAGGCGCGCAACGAAGAAGTCCACTCCCTCCGCGCCGCCTGCAGGAACCAAGCGTTCGACTCAGTCGATGGTGGCACCTTCAACCTCCTCCAGCGACCTCCTGCGATCAGACAGGACCGGGAATCCTGATTGA
- a CDS encoding DUF4012 domain-containing protein: protein MSGKEHRGRLGDARSQLRRHRRAVIIGGLVAFAIVVAFAGWLAKSGLDAKSALEQARSNAQQAKDALQQGDSEAASRFVDHAQYHAQAASDATHSLPWTVTSAIPWVGSPFRTGQQISDVVLGLANDVLKPAAQAGTALSPDRLVDGSRVDVALLRSEEPNLTSLAEAATRLNSEAQAISDPRYVSTLSDARTQLQEQTAQITGLLENTALASRLVPPMMGADGPRSYFMAFQTNAEARGTGGLLGGFGVLRFDNGVATVDTLGANTALDKPFTPIDLGAEFNQNYGYANPFSDFRNSNLSPHFPYAAQIWKSMWAQQTGMNVDGVIALDPFALSYILGAVGPVTMPDGEQVTKDNVVELTESTAYARFPTDQAARKQYLQDIASEVVKKVTSASGSPRVLLEALGKAANEGRIAVWSAVPAEQELLEQTPLAHIVPDDDAPYAAVVLNNLGGNKMDYYLEREIEYVADRCDGDTRNSTVTIRLKNAAPSGPLPDYVASAGGLNPDLPVKLPNGSMATSVKLLATNGAKLQSGLANGERTQVFVGTERGHPTFEVQVLIPPGQSGELTFRLSEPTVAGTPRVPIQPLVDGVAPVVSVPECSK, encoded by the coding sequence ATGTCAGGGAAAGAACACCGCGGAAGGCTTGGGGACGCGCGCTCCCAGCTGAGACGACACCGCCGAGCCGTCATCATCGGCGGACTGGTGGCCTTCGCCATCGTGGTCGCTTTCGCGGGATGGCTGGCCAAGAGCGGGCTGGACGCCAAGTCTGCACTGGAGCAGGCCCGCAGCAATGCTCAGCAAGCCAAAGACGCGCTGCAGCAGGGCGATTCCGAGGCGGCATCCCGTTTCGTCGACCATGCCCAGTACCACGCGCAGGCCGCCAGCGACGCGACGCATTCCCTGCCCTGGACGGTCACCTCGGCCATCCCGTGGGTGGGTAGCCCGTTCCGCACCGGCCAGCAGATCTCCGATGTGGTTCTGGGCCTGGCCAACGACGTACTCAAGCCCGCGGCACAGGCCGGCACGGCGCTGTCGCCCGATCGCCTGGTGGACGGTAGCCGGGTGGACGTCGCGCTGCTGCGCTCGGAGGAGCCGAATCTGACCTCCCTGGCGGAGGCGGCAACCCGGCTGAACAGCGAGGCGCAGGCCATTTCGGATCCCCGATATGTGTCGACGTTGTCGGACGCACGCACACAGTTGCAGGAGCAGACGGCTCAGATCACCGGGCTTCTGGAGAACACGGCGCTGGCCTCACGGCTGGTCCCACCGATGATGGGAGCGGACGGCCCGCGTTCCTATTTCATGGCCTTTCAGACCAACGCCGAGGCGCGCGGCACCGGCGGGCTGTTGGGCGGCTTCGGGGTTCTGCGATTCGACAATGGTGTTGCCACCGTCGACACGCTCGGCGCCAACACCGCGCTGGACAAACCTTTCACACCCATCGACCTGGGTGCCGAGTTCAACCAAAACTACGGATACGCCAACCCTTTCAGCGACTTCCGCAACAGCAATTTGAGCCCACACTTCCCGTACGCGGCCCAGATCTGGAAATCGATGTGGGCGCAGCAGACCGGCATGAACGTGGACGGGGTCATCGCCCTCGATCCGTTCGCACTCAGTTACATCCTCGGCGCGGTGGGACCGGTGACCATGCCTGACGGTGAACAGGTGACCAAAGACAACGTCGTCGAGTTGACCGAGTCGACCGCCTACGCTCGTTTTCCCACCGACCAGGCGGCGCGAAAGCAGTATCTTCAGGACATTGCCAGTGAAGTTGTCAAAAAGGTGACAAGCGCCAGCGGTTCACCCAGAGTGCTACTTGAAGCGCTCGGGAAAGCTGCCAACGAAGGCCGCATTGCGGTGTGGAGTGCGGTTCCCGCCGAACAGGAATTGCTGGAGCAGACTCCTCTGGCACATATCGTCCCGGACGATGACGCACCGTACGCCGCAGTGGTGTTGAACAATCTCGGCGGAAACAAGATGGACTACTACTTGGAACGCGAGATCGAGTACGTCGCCGACAGGTGTGACGGAGACACCCGAAACTCCACCGTGACGATTCGACTGAAGAACGCTGCACCATCAGGTCCCCTTCCTGATTACGTCGCAAGCGCCGGCGGGTTGAACCCCGACTTGCCTGTCAAATTGCCCAATGGGTCAATGGCTACCTCCGTAAAGCTATTAGCCACCAATGGCGCAAAATTGCAGAGCGGACTAGCCAACGGCGAACGCACCCAGGTATTCGTGGGCACCGAACGCGGCCACCCCACCTTTGAAGTGCAGGTGCTGATACCGCCTGGCCAATCCGGTGAGCTCACTTTTCGACTGTCAGAGCCGACCGTCGCCGGCACGCCGAGAGTTCCGATTCAGCCCCTAGTCGACGGGGTGGCGCCCGTAGTATCGGTTCCCGAATGCTCGAAGTAG
- a CDS encoding endonuclease/exonuclease/phosphatase family protein, translating to MTLLLGSLLLLCAVIAAVARSVPAAARLLLATAALSPYLMLGAPAAAVMFTLGRHWVPAAVAAVATAAAIAFLLPLRGRSPRPAGGVPVRFVSANLLMGKADPEAVARLAREHADVIAVQELTPELAEALSSALAQHFPHCEQRPKERASGVGLWSRYPITASGADGSFTRGFLWARVRLPGTDAEPTFISTHMPPPRSAFPSWRADIVRLGPTLRELPATGPVIAGGDLNATPDVVEFRRLLGSGGYRSGAAQAGAGRIRTYPNHLRRYGIPPMLALDHVLTRKATVTAIRAVAVAGSDHRAVAATVVVD from the coding sequence ATGACGCTGTTACTCGGCTCGCTGTTGCTGTTGTGCGCGGTGATCGCCGCGGTCGCACGGTCGGTGCCCGCTGCAGCTCGGCTGCTGCTCGCGACGGCGGCATTGTCGCCATATCTGATGCTCGGTGCGCCGGCGGCGGCTGTCATGTTCACGCTCGGCAGGCACTGGGTGCCGGCCGCCGTCGCCGCCGTTGCGACCGCAGCGGCCATCGCCTTCCTGCTTCCGCTGCGGGGACGCAGCCCGCGGCCGGCCGGCGGTGTGCCGGTGCGCTTCGTCTCGGCAAACCTGCTGATGGGCAAGGCCGACCCGGAGGCCGTGGCCCGGCTGGCCCGTGAGCATGCCGATGTGATCGCCGTGCAGGAGCTGACGCCGGAACTGGCCGAGGCGCTCTCGAGCGCACTGGCACAACACTTTCCGCACTGCGAGCAGCGCCCCAAGGAGCGTGCGTCCGGGGTGGGATTGTGGAGCCGCTATCCGATCACGGCGTCCGGCGCCGACGGGAGCTTCACCCGTGGGTTCTTATGGGCGCGGGTTCGGCTGCCGGGCACCGATGCCGAACCGACGTTCATCTCCACCCACATGCCGCCGCCGCGCTCGGCGTTCCCGTCGTGGCGCGCGGATATCGTGCGGCTCGGCCCGACGTTGCGCGAGCTGCCGGCGACCGGACCGGTGATCGCCGGGGGCGATCTCAACGCCACCCCCGATGTCGTGGAGTTCCGTCGCCTATTGGGTAGTGGCGGTTACCGCAGCGGTGCCGCCCAGGCCGGCGCCGGGCGGATACGTACCTATCCCAACCATCTACGCCGTTACGGCATCCCACCGATGTTGGCGCTCGACCATGTGCTGACCCGCAAGGCGACCGTGACTGCGATTCGGGCGGTCGCCGTGGCGGGTTCGGACCACCGCGCGGTGGCCGCAACCGTGGTCGTGGACTGA
- a CDS encoding cyclopropane mycolic acid synthase family methyltransferase: protein MSDKSSGTTDMRPHFEDIQAHYDLSDDFFGVFQDPTRKYSSAFFTGPSVTLSEAQIANVDQHLDRLNLQPGQTLLEVGCGWGLTLQRAMEKYDVNVIGLTLSKNQQAYCNQLLSSIDSERTFDVRLEGWEQFHSPVDAIVSIEAIEHFGFERFDEFFKNSFDILPSGGRMTIQSSCGYHPDDLRARGKKLTFELARFAKFMAEVIFPGGRIPSTKMLVEHGEKAGFTVPEVLSLRNHYIKTLGIWAARLEHNKDQAIAAAGEQHYNDYMRYLTGCQYYYVDEALDVSLVTYVKP from the coding sequence ATGTCTGACAAGTCGAGCGGCACCACGGACATGCGGCCGCATTTCGAGGACATCCAGGCTCATTACGATTTGTCCGATGATTTCTTCGGCGTCTTCCAGGACCCGACGCGCAAGTACAGCAGCGCCTTCTTCACCGGACCCAGCGTCACGCTGTCCGAGGCCCAGATCGCCAATGTCGACCAGCACCTGGACCGGTTGAACCTCCAGCCCGGCCAGACGTTGTTGGAGGTCGGCTGCGGATGGGGGCTCACGCTGCAGCGCGCCATGGAGAAGTACGACGTCAACGTCATCGGTCTGACGCTCAGCAAGAATCAGCAGGCGTACTGCAATCAGCTGCTCAGCTCCATCGATTCCGAGCGCACCTTCGATGTGCGGTTGGAAGGCTGGGAGCAGTTCCACTCTCCCGTCGACGCCATCGTGTCGATCGAGGCCATCGAACACTTCGGGTTCGAGCGCTTCGACGAGTTCTTCAAGAACAGCTTCGACATTCTGCCCTCCGGCGGCCGGATGACCATCCAGAGCAGCTGCGGCTACCACCCCGACGATCTGCGCGCGCGCGGCAAGAAGCTCACTTTCGAGCTGGCCCGGTTCGCGAAGTTCATGGCCGAGGTGATCTTCCCCGGCGGCCGGATCCCGAGCACCAAGATGCTGGTGGAACACGGCGAGAAGGCCGGCTTCACCGTTCCCGAGGTGCTGTCGCTGCGTAACCACTACATCAAGACCCTCGGCATCTGGGCCGCGCGCCTGGAGCACAACAAGGATCAAGCCATCGCCGCAGCCGGCGAGCAGCACTACAACGACTACATGCGCTACCTCACCGGTTGCCAGTACTACTACGTCGACGAGGCCCTCGACGTCAGCCTGGTCACCTACGTCAAGCCGTAG
- a CDS encoding cyclopropane mycolic acid synthase family methyltransferase: MTGRKKLEPHFSDVQAHYDLSDDFFALFLDPTRTYSCAYFERDDMTLHEAQLAKIDLSLGKLGLEPGMTLLDIGCGWGATMTRALERYDVNVIGLTLSENQKAHVEAEFDKSDSTRDKRVYLKGWEEFDEPVDRIVSIGAFEHFGFERYDAFFEMAYNVLPDAGVMLLHTICGKRFDQLSAEGIPLTFEIARFVKFILTEIFPGGRLPSIEKVEEHALPAGFTVTRRQSLQPHYARTLDLWAEALEAHHDQAVEIQSEEVYQRYMKYLTGCANGFRTGYIDVNQFTMVK; this comes from the coding sequence TTGACCGGACGTAAGAAGCTCGAACCGCATTTCTCGGATGTACAGGCGCATTACGACCTGTCTGACGATTTTTTCGCGCTGTTTCTGGATCCGACCAGGACATACAGCTGCGCGTATTTCGAGCGCGACGATATGACGTTGCACGAGGCCCAGTTGGCCAAGATCGATTTGTCGTTGGGCAAATTGGGACTCGAGCCGGGCATGACGCTGCTCGACATCGGCTGTGGCTGGGGCGCGACCATGACGCGCGCACTGGAGCGCTACGACGTCAACGTCATCGGGTTGACGCTCAGCGAGAACCAGAAAGCCCATGTGGAGGCCGAGTTCGACAAATCGGATTCCACTAGGGACAAGCGGGTGTACCTCAAGGGTTGGGAAGAGTTCGACGAGCCCGTCGACCGCATCGTGTCGATCGGGGCGTTCGAGCATTTCGGCTTCGAACGCTATGACGCCTTCTTCGAGATGGCCTACAACGTGCTGCCCGACGCTGGCGTCATGCTGCTACACACCATCTGCGGCAAGCGATTTGACCAGCTCAGCGCCGAGGGTATCCCGCTGACCTTCGAGATCGCCCGGTTCGTGAAGTTCATCCTCACCGAGATCTTTCCCGGCGGACGGCTCCCCTCGATCGAGAAGGTCGAGGAGCATGCGCTGCCCGCCGGCTTCACGGTGACCAGACGCCAGTCGCTGCAGCCGCACTACGCCCGCACGCTGGACCTGTGGGCGGAGGCGCTCGAGGCGCATCATGATCAAGCGGTCGAGATCCAGTCCGAAGAGGTCTACCAGCGCTATATGAAGTACCTCACCGGCTGCGCGAACGGTTTTCGGACCGGCTACATCGACGTCAACCAGTTCACGATGGTCAAGTAA
- a CDS encoding alpha/beta fold hydrolase — protein MQIRTGVARAGELDIVYDDMGDPDHPAVLLIMGLGAQMVLWRKEFCQKLVDQGLRVIRFDNRDVGLSSKLPHARSGAPLVPRMARSLAGMKSPAGYTLEDMADDAAALLDQLGIERANIVGASMGGMIAQVFAARHAARTRSLAVIFSSNNQAFLPPPGPRQLLTLLSKPADTSREGVIANTVRVSKIIGSPGYPKSDEQLRAEAAESYERSYYPAGIGRQFAAIMGSGSLLDYDRQITAPTVVIHGKADKLMRPSGGRAIARAIPGARLVLFDGMGHELPEPLWDDIVGTLKANFSA, from the coding sequence ATGCAAATCCGTACGGGTGTCGCGCGCGCGGGTGAACTGGACATCGTCTACGACGACATGGGCGATCCGGACCACCCCGCGGTGCTGTTGATCATGGGCCTCGGCGCACAGATGGTGTTGTGGCGCAAAGAGTTCTGCCAGAAGTTGGTGGATCAGGGGCTGCGCGTCATCCGGTTCGACAACCGCGATGTGGGGCTCTCGTCGAAGCTGCCGCACGCCCGCAGCGGTGCGCCGCTGGTCCCGCGGATGGCCCGTTCACTGGCGGGGATGAAGAGCCCGGCCGGTTACACCCTTGAGGACATGGCCGATGATGCGGCCGCGCTGCTGGATCAACTCGGCATCGAGCGCGCCAATATCGTCGGGGCATCCATGGGCGGCATGATCGCCCAGGTGTTCGCCGCACGGCATGCCGCGCGTACCCGGTCGCTGGCTGTCATCTTCTCCAGCAACAACCAGGCATTCCTGCCGCCGCCGGGCCCCCGCCAACTGCTGACACTGCTGTCGAAGCCCGCCGACACCAGCCGCGAGGGCGTGATCGCCAATACCGTTCGCGTTTCCAAGATCATCGGCAGCCCCGGGTATCCCAAATCCGACGAACAGCTACGGGCCGAGGCCGCCGAAAGCTACGAACGTTCCTACTACCCGGCCGGGATCGGCAGGCAGTTCGCGGCGATCATGGGCAGCGGCAGCCTGCTGGACTATGACCGACAGATCACCGCGCCCACGGTGGTCATCCACGGCAAGGCAGACAAATTGATGCGACCGTCCGGCGGCCGGGCCATCGCACGGGCAATTCCCGGAGCAAGGCTGGTGCTTTTCGACGGGATGGGTCACGAACTGCCCGAACCGCTCTGGGACGACATCGTCGGTACACTCAAGGCAAACTTTTCCGCATAA